A single region of the Musa acuminata AAA Group cultivar baxijiao chromosome BXJ1-11, Cavendish_Baxijiao_AAA, whole genome shotgun sequence genome encodes:
- the LOC135596899 gene encoding putative glycerol-3-phosphate transporter 1, translating into MGSAGEQRNETQHHRPVGVRFLEYIRGTPFTFRTYQAIVLVLTFFAYASFHATRKTTSIVKSVLDPQTTELGFTHWPRFYFLGTVEGAQRNPGLNAGWAPFDTSAGTAMLGQIDVAFLSIYSLGMYFAGHLGDRFDLRVLLALGMAGTGIFTSLFGAGYWMNIHSFYYFLVVQMLAGLFQSTGWPSVVAVVGNWFGKKKRGLIMGIWNAHTSIGNISGSLIASALLKYGWGYSFAVPGLIIALFGLTVFLFLPVSPEKMGIENEEESQLKSPEKDGITQPLLEGRPNEKGTAVGFVEAWGIPGVAPFALCLFFSKLVAYTFLYWLPFYISHTAIDGKYLSDSTAGTLSSLFDVGGVVGGILAGHISDRLDARALTAASFMYCAIPALFFYRIYGSISLYWNVALMFVAGMFVNGPYALITTAVSADLGTHSSLKGNSRALATVTAIIDGTGSVGAAIGPLVTGYISANSWSAVFTMLMAAALVAGLLLTKLVVAEVTAKMESGGSRTGGLPQRSSVPETLV; encoded by the exons ATGGGTTCAGCAGGGGAACAGAGAAATGAAACCCAACACCACAGGCCCGTCGGCGTTCGATTCTTGGAGTACATTAGAGGCACTCCATTCACCTTCAGAACATACCAAGCGATCGTTCTGGTGTTAACGTTCTTCGCGTACGCCAGCTTCCATGCGACTCGGAAGACCACGAGCATCGTCAAAAGCGTCCTCGATCCGCAGACAACTGAGCTGGGATTTACCCACTGGCCAAGGTTCTACTTCCTCGGAACAGTCGAGGGGGCTCAACGGAATCCGGGACTCAACGCTGGCTGGGCTCCGTTCGACACTTCAGCTGGCACGGCCATGCTCGGACAGATCGATGTTGCcttcctttccatctactctctcGGGATGTACTTCGCAGGGCATTTAGGCGATCGGTTCGATCTGAGAGTCCTTCTGGCCCTTGGAATGGCAGGGACTGGAATATTCACTTCCCTCTTCGGTGCTGGCTACTGGATGAACATACATAGTTTCTACTACTTCCTGGTGGTTCAGATGTTGGCCGGACTGTTTCAGTCCACAGGATGGCCGTCGGTGGTGGCTGTCGTCGGGAATTGGtttggaaagaagaagaggggactgATCATGGGGATATGGAACGCACACACCTCAATAGGAAACATATCTGGATCATTGATCGCTTCTGCGCTACTGAAGTATGGTTGGGGCTACTCCTTTGCTGTTCCCGGCCTTATCATCGCACTTTTCGGGTTGACGGTGTTCTTGTTCTTGCCCGTTAGTCCTGAGAAAATGGGGATCGAAAACGAGGAAGAAAGCCAGTTGAAATCCCCCGAGAAAGATGGGATCACTCAGCCTCTGTTGGAAGGAAGACCCAACGAAAAGGGAACAGCGGTGGGCTTCGTGGAGGCGTGGGGGATTCCTGGCGTTGCACCGTTTGCTCTCTGTCTCTTCTTCTCCAAGCTTGTGGCTTACACCTTCCTTTACTGGCTCCCTTTCTACATCAGCCATACAG CTATCGATGGAAAGTACTTATCTGATTCAACAGCCGGAACGCTGTCATCATTGTTCGATGTTGGAGGTGTCGTCGGGGGAATCCTCGCAGGTCACATCTCCGACCGACTCGATGCCCGCGCACTGACAGCGGCAAGCTTCATGTACTGCGCCATCCCAGCCCTCTTCTTCTACCGCATTTACGGGAGCATCTCCCTGTACTGGAATGTAGCGCTCATGTTCGTCGCCGGCATGTTTGTCAATGGCCCCTATGCATTGATAACAACGGCAGTATCGGCGGACCTGGGAACGCACAGCTCCCTGAAGGGGAACTCCCGGGCCTTGGCCACCGTCACTGCGATAATAGACGGGACAGGGTCAGTGGGCGCTGCCATTGGCCCCCTTGTCACGGGCTATATATCAGCCAACAGCTGGAGTGCAGTGTTCACCATGCTCATGGCAGCGGCACTGGTGGCTGGGCTGCTCTTGACGAAGCTTGTGGTGGCCGAGGTGACGGCAAAAATGGAGTCTGGTGGATCGCGAACTGGTGGTTTGCCACAGAGGTCCTCTGTACCTGAGACCCTTGTATAG
- the LOC103970381 gene encoding uncharacterized protein LOC103970381 encodes MGGHGGLNILPQKRWNVYNYENREKVRKDEEAAAREEQLQREQSRRRDAEFRLDRLRRARGLHHQQPPSVDDSRHFNLFDGVSDFSSLGGAQDKVATRDGKRFKKEEAEEGGSKSSKKRRREDAPVPVAPEDEKYKLGYGLVGKGVKAPWYLSRPSAMSSEAVDEEIGGSRVATVSGKKTAGKKTIEELREERMKREKKEKGRERALLAATRKNGHDRGFSRKI; translated from the coding sequence ATGGGAGGACATGGAGGGCTCAACATATTGCCGCAGAAGCGGTGGAACGTCTACAACTACGAGAACCGCGAGAAGGTCCGTAAGGACGAGGAGGCCGCAGCTCGCGAGGAGCAGCTCCAGCGCGAGCAGTCCCGCCGCCGTGACGCCGAGTTCCGCCTCGACCGCCTTCGGCGCGCCCGTGGCCTTCACCACCAACAACCCCCCTCCGTCGACGATTCTCGTCACTTCAACCTCTTCGACGGCGTTTCTGACTTCTCCTCCCTCGGTGGCGCCCAGGACAAAGTGGCCACCCGTGACGGCAAGAGATTCAAGAAGGAGGAGGCCGAAGAGGGTGGTTCCAAGAGCTCCAAGAAGCGCCGGAGAGAGGATGCGCCAGTGCCGGTGGCGCCGGAGGACGAGAAGTATAAGCTGGGGTATGGGCTGGTCGGGAAGGGGGTGAAGGCGCCATGGTACCTCTCACGGCCGTCGGCCATGTCGTCGGAGGCCGTTGATGAAGAAATTGGCGGTTCCAGGGTTGCTACTGTTTCCGGGAAGAAGACTGCAGGGAAGAAGACGATAGAGGAGCTGAGGGAAGAGAGGATGAAgcgagagaagaaagaaaaggggagGGAGCGGGCGCTTCTGGCTGCCACACGGAAAAATGGTCATGATCGAGGGTTTTCAAG
- the LOC135596898 gene encoding scarecrow-like protein 27: MRGLPFNGQGKGGLEAVGTILEGNQALFWVNKRPKFVIQEGVEPRSVLDHRSPSPPTSTATLSSSLGGGGSSDTAGVAAVSDNPTNKWALSDSTAEEGGGGAAGKEEWAAELQPIPAGLDMGFVAGGEKCGVGVDDWEAMLSETSAASPSREQTFLRWIMGDVDDPSAAGFKQQHHQQLLSQAPPDLDGNNGGLGFGILDPCIGLGSIGRIADDASVSASMATPPPLASNVASGGGFSLMNNNSWMSPPPVNAGIKGVAFGHHTGGQLFSLPPQAGNSMALPLSLPPGMYFPDAVEDKPQLFGPGLLNQPPATPNPPFFLSVGQVDHQQLPHLLIPNQPKRHNPIADQIPPKLPFLESGGSSDLFLRRQSFQQQQQQHSQGFPLPQIQQRSVKPRVAAFGDDVTAAMAAQQQLQQALVNLLFEAAEMVEARNFSGAHAILARLNHQLPSPLGKPLIRSAFYFKEALQLILSNGPNPVLSSSATSHPHHQQGPFSTPLATQLDVVHKLSAYKAFSEVSPIIQFANFTCLQALLEELNGSDRIHIVDSDIGFGGQWSSFMQELAQRRCSTAGAVRMLKITALLPHYPHNNLELHLVRDNLSHFASDLNIPFEFNIHSLDSFDPSELLGLGGEAIAVNLPVGSANFPFPALFRLVKQLSPKIVVSVDQGCDRSDLPFLQHFLHAFKSSLVLMDSIDASGTNQDMACKIEKFLLQPRIESSVLGRYHAADKMLPWRTLFTNTGFVPLQFSNFTETQAECLLKRVQVRGFHVEKRQASLYLYWQRKELVSVSAWRC, encoded by the coding sequence ATGAGGGGGTTGCCCTTTAATGGCCAGGGGAAGGGGGGTTTAGAAGCAGTGGGGACTATCTTAGAGGGGAACCAAGCTCTGTTTTGGGTGAATAAGAGGCCAAAGTTTGTGATCCAAGAGGGAGTGGAGCCAAGATCGGTGCTTGATCACAGGAGCCCCAGCCCTCCCACCTCCACAGCCACACTGTCTTCTTCTTTGGGCGGCGGAGGCTCCTCCGACACCGCCGGAGTGGCGGCGGTCTCCGACAACCCCACCAACAAATGGGCCCTCTCCGACTCCACCGCCGAGGAGGGCGGCGGCGGTGCTGCTGGGAAGGAGGAGTGGGCGGCCGAGCTGCAGCCGATACCGGCCGGGCTTGACATGGGCTTCGTCGCCGGTGGTGAAAAGTGCGGTGTCGGAGTCGACGACTGGGAGGCGATGCTCTCGGAGACTTCCGCGGCCTCCCCGAGCCGGGAGCAGACCTTTCTCCGGTGGATCATGGGCGACGTCGACGACCCCTCTGCGGCCGGGTTTAAGCAGCAGCACCACCAGCAGCTCCTCTCCCAGGCGCCACCGGACCTCGATGGCAACAACGGCGGCTTAGGGTTTGGGATTCTCGACCCATGCATTGGGCTCGGATCCATCGGAAGGATTGCGGATGACGCGTCCGTCTCGGCATCCATGGCTACTCCTCCACCTTTAGCTTCTAACGTTGCTTCTGGTGGTGGCTTTTCGCTCATGAACAACAACAGCTGGATGTCTCCGCCCCCCGTGAACGCCGGCATCAAAGGTGTCGCCTTCGGCCACCATACCGGAGGTCAGCTCttctcgctgcctccgcaggctggCAACAGCATGGCGTTGCCGCTCTCTTTACCACCAGGTATGTATTTCCCGGACGCCGTGGAGGACAAGCCGCAGTTGTTTGGCCCAGGACTTCTGAACCAGCCACCAGCCACCCCGAACCCGCCCTTCTTCCTCAGTGTGGGACAGGTCGACCACCAGCAGCTGCCGCACCTCCTCATCCCCAACCAGCCGAAGCGCCACAACCCCATTGCCGACCAAATTCCGCCGAAACTTCCGTTTCTGGAATCTGGCGGAAGCTCGGACCTCTTCCTCCGGCGACAGTCcttccagcagcagcagcagcagcatagcCAGGGCTTTCCTCTGCCGCAGATCCAGCAAAGGTCGGTGAAGCCCAGGGTAGCAGCTTTCGGGGACGATGTGACGGCAGCTATGGCCGCGCAGCAGCAGCTACAACAGGCATTGGTGAACCTGCTCTTCGAGGCTGCCGAGATGGTCGAGGCCCGTAATTTCTCTGGCGCGCACGCGATATTGGCGCGGCTCAATCACCAGCTCCCCTCTCCCTTGGGGAAGCCCCTTATCCGCTCTGCGTTTTACTTCAAGGAGGCACTGCAACTCATCCTCTCGAACGGACCCAACCCTGTCCTCTCTTCGAGTGCAACGTCCCACCCTCACCACCAGCAGGGCCCGTTCTCGACTCCCCTGGCGACGCAATTGGACGTCGTGCACAAGCTCAGTGCTTACAAGGCGTTCTCTGAGGTCTCTCCCATCATCCAATTCGCAAACTTCACCTGCCTTCAGGCCCTCCTGGAAGAACTCAATGGCTCTGACCGCATCCACATCGTCGACTCTGACATCGGGTTTGGTGGACAATGGTCCTCCTTCATGCAGGAGCTGGCGCAGCGGCGCTGCTCGACGGCCGGTGCTGTGAGGATGCTCAAAATTACAGCTTTATTGCCACATTACCCCCATAATAACCTGGAGCTCCACCTCGTCCGCGACAACCTCTCCCATTTTGCAAGTGACCTTAACATTCCCTTCGAATTTAACATTCATAGCCTCGATTCCTTTGATCCCTCGGAGCTCCTTGGCCTGGGTGGCGAAGCCATAGCCGTGAACCTCCCTGTAGGTTCTGCCAACTTTCCCTTTCCGGCTCTTTTCCGCCTCGTCAAGCAACTCTCCCCGAAGATTGTGGTCTCGGTTGACCAAGGGTGCGACCGCAGCGACCTGCCGTTCTTGCAGCACTTCCTCCATGCTTTTAAGTCCTCCTTGGTTCTTATGGACTCCATCGATGCATCTGGGACCAACCAAGACATGGCCTGCAAGATCGAGAAATTCCTGCTACAACCAAGGATAGAGAGTTCTGTTCTTGGGCGATACCATGCGGCTGACAAGATGCTTCCCTGGCGAACACTCTTTACGAATACAGGGTTCGTGCCGCTGCAGTTCAGCAATTTCACGGAGACGCAGGCTGAATGCCTTCTAAAGAGGGTCCAGGTCAGAGGGTTTCATGTGGAGAAGCGCCAGGCCTCGCTCTACCTGTACTGGCAACGCAAGGAGCTTGTCTCTGTGTCAGCATGGAGGTGCTGA